CAGGGTAACAATGACGATAACGCCCAACATCAACAGGAAGTTGAGCAGCATCCTGACTTTGAGTGAATTAAGTAGACCTTTCTTATTCATAAGCTGAAAACTCGTCTTGTTCTTCTTCATAGTAAGCCGTGTCTTCGGCTAATGCTTCTGATAACTGTATGTTGGCAGATTGCTTGCCCGCTAACTTGACGGTCATGGCTTTTTCTTTGTCTTGCTCTGCTACACGCGAGTGCCATACTTTAAGCTTGTATTCGCCGTCTGGCGCTTCAATGGTTGCATTACCTTTCTTGTCTGTTTGAGCAAAATAAGGATTATCTGCAACAAAGATATAACCCAACATCCAGTCATGAACATTGCAGCCTAATTCCACAATCCCGCTTTTATCAAATATTACCGATTTCGCGGTTACGCCTTTGTATAGCTGCAATTCAAATACCTTTGCAGGAGAGAAGGAATAGACATGGTGTTTAATGGAATCTGAATTGGGAAAGGCTACCGACTGGCCTTTTTGCACTGGCAGAATGTAAGGGGAAAATTGACGGTTCACCTGATCCATAATGGCGACGTCTTTACCACTGTAAGAGGACGCTGAGCTACTGCTTTCCAGGTAGACTACCGCATTGGCTAAAGGCTTGCCTTCCTTGCTTGAAAGCATGACCGTTAACGAGCCCGCATGGCATAAGAAACTGCTCATTAAAGCGGTTAATACCAGAGATATTTTCAACATTGTCAGTGCTTCCAGAAGAGTTGATTATGCAAAAGGTGTCTGATTTTGCTAAAGAATCAGTATAGTACAGTTATCCATCTCGAAACGCGAAAGTTAGCAGCGGTACAGTCAACAGATCCGATTTCTTCATTAAGTAGTACGAATTGCAGTGAAAAAAGTTTCACTGGGGTGTGAATAAATCTATTTTTACGTGTTTAG
Above is a window of Paraneptunicella aestuarii DNA encoding:
- a CDS encoding methylamine utilization protein, with translation MLKISLVLTALMSSFLCHAGSLTVMLSSKEGKPLANAVVYLESSSSASSYSGKDVAIMDQVNRQFSPYILPVQKGQSVAFPNSDSIKHHVYSFSPAKVFELQLYKGVTAKSVIFDKSGIVELGCNVHDWMLGYIFVADNPYFAQTDKKGNATIEAPDGEYKLKVWHSRVAEQDKEKAMTVKLAGKQSANIQLSEALAEDTAYYEEEQDEFSAYE